The following proteins are co-located in the Thermus thermophilus HB8 genome:
- a CDS encoding aspartate aminotransferase family protein: MDLDAFTLFERHINPGLAGLLRFTGLDRVESHAEGPYVWDTQGKRYLDFLGLYGTLNLGHRHPKVVEAVKRQLDRMPMSVRVLVSEPTARLAAKLAEITPEGLEMVFFGNSGAEAVEAAIKLARAYTGKPGIVTTQGGFHGKTMGALSLTPKPEYQDPARPLLPGVKVVPYGDLKALEEAIDETTAAVIVEPIQGEGGIRVPPEGYLRGVRELTREKGVLMIADEVQTGLGRTGKLFGVDWEGVSPDLMTLAKALGGGVMPIGACVGRREVFEVFKNNPLFHSSTFGGNPLAAAAALAAIEVTLEEDLPGRALELGRHLMEGLKVLKEEHPHLIEDVRGRGLMVGVEFADADIGALVVAEMAERGVLTAFGLNNPKVVRLEPPLIIGKEHVDEALAVFAEALKATEKALEGLLG, encoded by the coding sequence GCAAGCGCTACCTGGACTTCCTAGGCCTCTACGGCACCCTGAACCTGGGCCACCGCCACCCCAAGGTGGTGGAGGCGGTCAAGCGGCAGCTTGACCGCATGCCCATGTCGGTGCGGGTCCTGGTCTCGGAGCCCACGGCCAGGCTTGCCGCAAAGCTCGCCGAGATCACCCCGGAGGGCCTGGAGATGGTCTTCTTCGGCAACTCCGGGGCCGAGGCGGTGGAGGCCGCCATCAAGCTGGCCCGGGCCTACACCGGCAAGCCCGGCATCGTCACCACCCAAGGGGGGTTCCACGGCAAGACCATGGGGGCGCTCTCCCTCACCCCCAAGCCCGAGTACCAGGACCCCGCAAGGCCCCTCCTCCCCGGGGTCAAGGTGGTGCCCTACGGGGACCTAAAGGCCCTGGAGGAGGCCATAGACGAAACGACCGCCGCCGTGATCGTGGAGCCCATCCAGGGGGAAGGGGGCATCCGGGTGCCCCCCGAGGGGTACCTGAGGGGCGTGCGGGAGCTTACCCGGGAAAAGGGCGTCCTCATGATCGCCGACGAGGTGCAGACCGGCCTCGGCCGCACGGGGAAGCTCTTCGGGGTGGACTGGGAGGGGGTCTCCCCGGACCTCATGACCCTGGCCAAGGCCCTGGGGGGCGGGGTGATGCCCATCGGGGCCTGCGTGGGGCGGCGGGAGGTCTTTGAGGTCTTCAAGAATAACCCCCTCTTCCACTCCTCCACCTTCGGGGGGAACCCCCTGGCCGCGGCCGCCGCCCTTGCGGCCATTGAGGTCACCCTGGAGGAGGACCTCCCGGGGCGGGCCCTGGAGCTCGGCCGCCACCTGATGGAGGGGCTAAAGGTCCTCAAGGAGGAGCACCCCCACCTCATTGAGGACGTGCGCGGCCGGGGGCTCATGGTGGGCGTGGAGTTCGCGGACGCCGACATCGGCGCCCTGGTGGTGGCGGAGATGGCGGAGAGGGGCGTCCTCACCGCCTTCGGCCTGAATAACCCCAAGGTGGTCCGCCTCGAGCCCCCCCTGATCATCGGCAAGGAGCACGTGGACGAGGCCCTCGCCGTCTTCGCGGAGGCCCTCAAGGCTACGGAAAAGGCCCTCGAGGGCCTTCTAGGTTGA
- the rnr gene encoding ribonuclease R yields MQETLLEFFKKTGRPHRLEEILHRFGLEKREAKAHLKALVARGLLEKKGSRYFLANRVQGPLSLHRDGYGFVRLPEGDLFVPPGYTGDAWPGDLVEARVMPPGRDGRPWGVVERVLKRARERLVGTLDFRKGRALLLPDEPNLPELPLAPEGLEGLKRGSRIVVQVHYGKRPYGTFLAYLGEGEAPETETEAVIAKYGLRAEFPEEVLKEAEAIPLEIPEAELRRREDFRGLRVFTIDGVDAKDFDDAIHVERLPGGYRIGVHIADVSHYVKEGSLLDQEAFLRGTSVYLPGRVLPMLPERLSNGVCSLRPGEDRLVLSVLVDLTEDLKVKRVRFREGVIRSVARLTYTEVEAFAEGFGLPEEHAFLAEDLRLLLDLTQRMREKRLKEGALDFAFPEVKVEVGEEGELHLIPQAEPKARSLIEELMLLANRLVAEYLVQKGLPGLFRVHEEPVQDAYEKLRQALARLGYTLPPKLSGHALQKALLASRGRPEEPVVAYLVLRSLRLARYAPENLGHFGLAMEHYLHFTSPIRRYPDLVVHRVLKAALRRTLTPARKARWQEAFPAIAEHASEMERKAEAAERELTKYYMAKWAELHVGERFLGKVTGVANFGAFVTLPNGVEGLVRLEALGPYTYSEEAMALLGPKGRRIRLGDEMEVRIAGANPRLRQVDLLPVEEAPKKTKNRKEKAKEVEMRKVVGPPKDRARDTRPERATVNTIYFGEWTPKEPEEPRPERTRARKKRRR; encoded by the coding sequence ATGCAGGAAACGCTTTTAGAGTTTTTCAAGAAGACGGGGAGGCCGCACCGGCTGGAGGAGATCCTGCACCGGTTCGGCCTGGAGAAGCGGGAGGCCAAGGCCCACCTTAAGGCCTTGGTGGCGCGGGGGCTTCTGGAGAAGAAGGGAAGCCGGTACTTCCTGGCCAACCGGGTCCAGGGGCCCTTAAGCCTCCATCGGGACGGGTACGGCTTCGTCCGCCTCCCCGAGGGGGACCTCTTCGTCCCCCCGGGGTACACGGGGGACGCCTGGCCGGGCGACCTGGTGGAGGCCCGCGTCATGCCCCCGGGCCGGGACGGAAGGCCTTGGGGGGTGGTGGAGCGGGTCCTCAAGCGGGCGCGGGAGCGGCTCGTGGGGACCCTGGACTTCCGGAAAGGCCGCGCCCTGCTCCTCCCCGACGAGCCCAACCTCCCGGAGCTTCCCCTCGCCCCCGAGGGGCTTGAGGGCCTGAAGCGGGGAAGCCGCATCGTGGTCCAGGTCCACTACGGCAAGCGCCCCTACGGGACCTTCCTTGCGTACCTGGGGGAGGGGGAGGCCCCCGAGACGGAGACGGAGGCCGTCATCGCCAAGTACGGCCTCCGCGCCGAGTTCCCCGAGGAGGTCCTGAAGGAGGCGGAGGCCATCCCCTTGGAGATCCCCGAGGCGGAGCTTAGGCGGCGGGAGGACTTCAGGGGCCTTCGGGTCTTCACCATAGACGGGGTGGACGCCAAGGACTTTGACGACGCCATCCACGTGGAGCGTCTGCCTGGGGGCTACCGCATCGGGGTCCACATCGCCGACGTCTCCCACTACGTCAAGGAGGGAAGCCTCTTGGACCAGGAGGCCTTCCTCCGGGGCACCAGCGTCTACCTCCCGGGGCGGGTCCTCCCCATGCTTCCCGAAAGGCTTTCCAATGGGGTCTGCTCCTTGAGGCCGGGGGAGGACCGCTTGGTCCTCTCCGTGCTCGTGGACCTCACGGAGGACCTAAAGGTCAAGCGGGTCCGCTTCCGGGAAGGGGTCATCCGGAGCGTCGCCCGCCTCACCTACACCGAGGTGGAGGCCTTCGCCGAGGGCTTCGGCCTTCCCGAGGAGCACGCCTTCCTGGCGGAGGACTTGCGCCTCCTTTTGGACCTCACGCAGAGGATGCGGGAGAAGCGCCTAAAGGAGGGCGCCTTGGACTTCGCCTTCCCCGAGGTGAAGGTGGAGGTGGGGGAGGAGGGGGAGCTTCACCTCATCCCCCAGGCGGAGCCCAAGGCCAGAAGCCTCATTGAGGAGCTGATGCTCCTCGCCAACCGGCTGGTGGCGGAGTACCTGGTGCAAAAGGGCCTCCCCGGCCTCTTCCGCGTCCACGAGGAGCCGGTCCAGGACGCCTACGAGAAGCTCCGCCAGGCCCTGGCCCGCCTGGGCTATACCCTCCCCCCCAAGCTTTCCGGCCACGCCCTGCAAAAGGCCCTCCTCGCCTCGCGGGGCCGCCCGGAGGAGCCCGTGGTGGCCTACCTCGTCCTCCGCTCCTTGCGCCTGGCCCGCTACGCCCCGGAGAACCTGGGCCACTTCGGCCTCGCCATGGAGCACTACCTGCACTTCACGAGCCCCATCCGCCGCTACCCGGACCTGGTGGTCCACCGGGTGCTGAAGGCCGCCTTGCGCCGGACCCTCACCCCGGCGCGGAAGGCGCGGTGGCAAGAGGCCTTTCCCGCCATCGCCGAGCACGCTTCGGAGATGGAAAGGAAGGCGGAAGCCGCCGAGAGGGAGCTCACCAAGTACTACATGGCCAAGTGGGCCGAGCTCCACGTGGGGGAGCGCTTCTTGGGGAAGGTCACCGGGGTGGCGAACTTCGGGGCCTTCGTCACTTTGCCCAACGGGGTGGAGGGGCTGGTGCGCCTCGAGGCCCTGGGGCCCTACACCTACAGCGAGGAGGCTATGGCCCTCCTCGGCCCCAAAGGGCGGAGGATCCGCCTCGGGGACGAGATGGAGGTGCGGATCGCCGGGGCCAACCCGAGGCTTAGGCAGGTGGACCTCCTCCCCGTGGAGGAGGCGCCCAAGAAGACCAAGAACAGGAAGGAAAAGGCTAAGGAGGTGGAGATGCGCAAAGTGGTAGGACCCCCCAAGGACCGGGCCCGGGACACCCGTCCCGAGCGGGCCACGGTGAACACCATCTACTTCGGCGAGTGGACCCCCAAGGAGCCCGAGGAGCCCCGCCCGGAGAGGACCCGGGCCCGCAAAAAGCGGCGC